One Nicotiana tomentosiformis chromosome 4, ASM39032v3, whole genome shotgun sequence genomic window carries:
- the LOC104084520 gene encoding G-type lectin S-receptor-like serine/threonine-protein kinase At1g11330 isoform X2, whose protein sequence is MELNRFLEFSIWNNQTQNWDGFGSAPADNCDIYGNSSREKLKILRISLPLAALSLLSALCLILYIMRKKKKEEEEEEDRNQQRFSEVLKLTGRGNRSSEMFRINESKDDDLDLPLFDFATILEATSNFSLNNKLGEGGFGPVYKDISEAKYGEFARDDA, encoded by the exons ATGGAACTAAATAGGTTTCTAGAGTTTTCAATATGGAATAATCAAACTCAGAATTGGGATGGCTTTGGTAGCGCACCGGCAGACAACTGTGACATTTACG GAAACTCTAGTAGAGAGAAATTAAAGATTCTGAGAATCAGCTTGCCGTTGGCAGCATTAAGTCTCCTCTCAGCGCTATGCTTGATCTTGTACATAATGcgaaagaagaagaaggaggaggaggaggaggaggatcgGAATCAGCAACGTTTTAGCGAAG TCCTTAAATTGACAGGAAGAGGAAATAGAAGCTCTGAAATGTTCAGAATTAATGAAAGCAAAGATGACGATCTTGATTTACCATTGTTTGATTTTGCAACTATCTTGGAAGCTACCAGTAACTTTTCGCTGAACAACAAGCTTGGAGAGGGTGGTTTTGGACCAGTTTACAAG GATATCTCAGAAGCCAAATATGGAGAATTTGCTCGTGATGATGCATGA
- the LOC104084520 gene encoding G-type lectin S-receptor-like serine/threonine-protein kinase At1g11330 isoform X1 yields MELNRFLEFSIWNNQTQNWDGFGSAPADNCDIYGNSSREKLKILRISLPLAALSLLSALCLILYIMRKKKKEEEEEEDRNQQRFSEVLKLTGRGNRSSEMFRINESKDDDLDLPLFDFATILEATSNFSLNNKLGEGGFGPVYKKPNMENLLVMMHEWILDFQ; encoded by the exons ATGGAACTAAATAGGTTTCTAGAGTTTTCAATATGGAATAATCAAACTCAGAATTGGGATGGCTTTGGTAGCGCACCGGCAGACAACTGTGACATTTACG GAAACTCTAGTAGAGAGAAATTAAAGATTCTGAGAATCAGCTTGCCGTTGGCAGCATTAAGTCTCCTCTCAGCGCTATGCTTGATCTTGTACATAATGcgaaagaagaagaaggaggaggaggaggaggaggatcgGAATCAGCAACGTTTTAGCGAAG TCCTTAAATTGACAGGAAGAGGAAATAGAAGCTCTGAAATGTTCAGAATTAATGAAAGCAAAGATGACGATCTTGATTTACCATTGTTTGATTTTGCAACTATCTTGGAAGCTACCAGTAACTTTTCGCTGAACAACAAGCTTGGAGAGGGTGGTTTTGGACCAGTTTACAAG AAGCCAAATATGGAGAATTTGCTCGTGATGATGCATGAATGGATACTGGATTTTCAGTAA
- the LOC108943086 gene encoding G-type lectin S-receptor-like serine/threonine-protein kinase At4g27290, translating to MDQNDYATVYAPRWPPNCLPVKCAANTIPTDQPLTDGNTIISSGGKFELGFFSPGTGTSRKRYLGIRFNNIQTVVWVANRDNPFNDTDGMLNFTRQGNLTLLNGSGRVIWSSSAIRSVQNPIAQLLDSGNLVVRDATDNYLWQSFDYPGDTALPGVKVGIDLKTGFCRSLWSWKSRTDP from the exons ATGGACCAAAATGATTACGCAACTGTTTATGCCCCACGGTGgccgccaaattgtttacccgtaaaatg TGCTGCAAATACCATACCTACAGATCAACCTTTAACAGATGGAAACACCATCATTTCATCAGGTGGAAAGTTTGAGTTGGGTTTTTTCTCCCCTGGTACTGGTACATCCAGGAAACGATACCTTGGAATACGGTTCAACAACATACAGACAGTGGTATGGGTTGCTAATAGAGATAATCCATTCAATGATACAGATGGTATGCTAAATTTTACTAGACAAGGAAATCTTACTCTTCTGAACGGTTCTGGTCGTGTCATTTGGTCCTCTAGTGCCATCAGAAGTGTGCAAAATCCAATAGCTCAGCTTCTTGATTCAGGCAATCTTGTCGTTAGGGATGCAACTGATAATTACTTGTGGCAGAGTTTCGACTATCCCGGTGACACAGCTTTACCTGGAGTTAAGGTAGGGATCGATCTTAAGACTGGTTTTTGTCGTTCCCTCTGGTCATGGAAGAGCAGAACTGACCCCTAA
- the LOC104084520 gene encoding G-type lectin S-receptor-like serine/threonine-protein kinase At1g11330 isoform X3: protein MELNRFLEFSIWNNQTQNWDGFGSAPADNCDIYGNSSREKLKILRISLPLAALSLLSALCLILYIMRKKKKEEEEEEDRNQQRFSEGRGNRSSEMFRINESKDDDLDLPLFDFATILEATSNFSLNNKLGEGGFGPVYKKPNMENLLVMMHEWILDFQ, encoded by the exons ATGGAACTAAATAGGTTTCTAGAGTTTTCAATATGGAATAATCAAACTCAGAATTGGGATGGCTTTGGTAGCGCACCGGCAGACAACTGTGACATTTACG GAAACTCTAGTAGAGAGAAATTAAAGATTCTGAGAATCAGCTTGCCGTTGGCAGCATTAAGTCTCCTCTCAGCGCTATGCTTGATCTTGTACATAATGcgaaagaagaagaaggaggaggaggaggaggaggatcgGAATCAGCAACGTTTTAGCGAAG GAAGAGGAAATAGAAGCTCTGAAATGTTCAGAATTAATGAAAGCAAAGATGACGATCTTGATTTACCATTGTTTGATTTTGCAACTATCTTGGAAGCTACCAGTAACTTTTCGCTGAACAACAAGCTTGGAGAGGGTGGTTTTGGACCAGTTTACAAG AAGCCAAATATGGAGAATTTGCTCGTGATGATGCATGAATGGATACTGGATTTTCAGTAA